In a genomic window of Xenopus laevis strain J_2021 chromosome 5S, Xenopus_laevis_v10.1, whole genome shotgun sequence:
- the LOC108717591 gene encoding G-protein coupled receptor 35: MNYSNSTNVPKSSLKLFKITVIILLLFFGIVCNGLALWVFCCKMKKWKVTVIYMVNLIISDILILMTFPFQLYDYFSTSKLENNLCKASISFYVMNTYMSIFTITIISADRYLAIRFPVRSKRWRSPGKAVGICCIVWLFQISLSIMLTLRLDYIIPVCFQKVSNTPNPMFLLFAVVGFTVPLIIISFCTVQVIRTLYSKEKRDVNEQRSVRKSINIILSNMVVFVICFLPIHMGYTIRFVAETVKVTDQTLEQIKRFIDVAISMAHSNCVLDSLCYYFVAGEFWKASDLSPRIIYSNIKKKSLVTD; encoded by the coding sequence ATGAATTACTCCAATTCAACCAACGTGCCAAAGTCCAGTCTAAAGCTCTTCAAAATAACTGTGATCATCCTTCTGCTCTTTTTCGGCATTGTGTGCAACGGCCTGGCCCTATGGGTTTTCTGTTGCAAGATGAAGAAATGGAAAGTCACTGTTATATATATGGTCAACCTTATCATATCAGATATTCTAATCCTAATGACCTTTCCTTTTCAACTATATGACTACTTCTCAACTTCAAAATTGGAAAATAACCTGTGCAAAGCATCCATTTCCTTTTATGTAATGAACACATACATGAGCATCTTCACAATCACTATTATATCTGCCGATCGCTATCTGGCAATCAGGTTTCCTGTGAGGTCCAAGCGTTGGAGGTCTCCTGGGAAGGCAGTTGGTATATGCTGCATAGTGTGGCTGTTCCAAATTTCTTTATCTATCATGTTGACATTGCGCTTAGATTACATTATCCCCGTCTGCTTTCAAAAGGTTAGCAACACCCCCAATCCAATGTTTCTACTTTTTGCTGTTGTTGGGTTTACAGTCCCATTGATCATTATAAGTTTCTGTACTGTACAAGTGATTAGAACCCTCTATAGTAAAGAAAAGAGAGATGTCAATGAACAAAGGTCAGTCAGGAAATCCATTAACATTATCCTTTCCAACATGGTGGTGTTTGTTATATGCTTCTTGCCAATCCACATGGGATATACAATTCGCTTTGTGGCGGAAACTGTCAAAGTCACAGACCAGACCCTAGAACAAATAAAACGCTTCATTGATGTAGCCATATCGATGGCTCATTCAAACTGTGTTCTGGACTCGCTGTGCTATTATTTTGTAGCAGGCGAATTTTGGAAGGCTTCGGATCTGTCACCAAGGATTATAtactcaaatataaaaaagaaaagtcttGTAACGGATTAG